From one Perca flavescens isolate YP-PL-M2 chromosome 19, PFLA_1.0, whole genome shotgun sequence genomic stretch:
- the rps4x gene encoding small ribosomal subunit protein eS4 — translation MARGPKKHLKRVAAPKHWMLDKLTGVFAPRPSTGPHKLRECLPLIIFLRNRLKYALTGDEVKKICMQRFIKIDGKVRTDITYPAGFMDVISIEKTGEHFRLIYDVKGRFTVHRITAEEAKYKLCKVKKIMIGTKGIPHLVTHDARTIRYPDPLIKVNDTIRIDLDSGKITDFIKFDTGNLCMVTGGANLGRIGVITNRERHPGSFDVVHVKDSTGNNFATRLSNIFIVGKGNKPWVSLPRGKGIRLTIAEERDKRLAAKQGSS, via the exons ATG GCAAGAGGACCGAAGAAGCATCTGAAGCGCGTCGCAGCGCCCAAGCACTGGATGCTGGACAAGCTCACTGGAGTTTTC GCTCCTCGTCCTTCCACCGGTCCCCACAAGCTGAGGGAGTGCCTGCCCCTCATCATCTTCCTGAGGAACCGCCTCAAGTACGCCCTGACTGGGGATGAGGTGAAGAAGATCTGCATGCAGAGGTTCATCAAGATTGACGGCAAGGTCCGCACCGACATCACCTACCCTGCTGGATTCATGG ATGTGATTAGCATCGAGAAGACCGGCGAGCACTTCCGTCTGATCTACGATGTGAAGGGACGTTTTACTGTCCACCGCATCACCGCTGAGGAGGCAAAG TACAAGCTGTGCAAGGTGAAGAAGATCATGATTGGCACCAAGGGCATTCCCCACCTGGTGACCCATGACGCCCGCACCATCCGCTACCCCGACCCCCTGATCAAGGTCAACGACACCATCCGCATCGACCTGGACTCCGGCAAGATCACAGATTTCATCAAGTTTGATACTG GTAACCTGTGCATGGTGACTGGCGGTGCTAACTTGGGGCGTATTGGTGTGATCACCAACAGGGAGCGTCACCCTGGCTCTTTCGACGTGGTTCACGTCAAGGATAGCACAGGCAACAACTTTGCCACCAGGCTCTCTAACATCTTCATCGTTGGCAAG GGCAACAAGCCGTGGGTGTCCCTGCCCAGAGGAAAGGGAATCCGTCTGACCATCGCCGAGGAGAGAGACAAGAGGCTGGCCGCCAAACagggcagcagctaa